The Puntigrus tetrazona isolate hp1 chromosome 19, ASM1883169v1, whole genome shotgun sequence genome has a segment encoding these proteins:
- the maneal gene encoding glycoprotein endo-alpha-1,2-mannosidase-like protein produces MNRLRRKACVALLLFTLFIFGTMMGLRTLKPTDGFSDLAPGMELMPLVGERVEQRPNPVAESAGQNGGVASDTKIVFSNSGPDHSIFYDIHIFYYLWYGSPQMDSSYIHWDHVLVPHWDPKIASSHPKGRHNPPDDIASSYYPELGPYSSRDPDVIESHMAQIEAAAAGVVVLSWYPPGVADEHGKPSEDLVPAVMDAAHRHSIKVAFHLQPYKGRTDLSVHDNIKYIIDKYGKHGAFYKFKSSTGKILPLFYVYDSYLTPPEAWAELLTVRGSHSLRGTPYDGVFIALIVEERHKQDILAGGFDGMYTYFASNGFSFGSSHQNWKVIKAFCDKNNLLFVPSAGPGYMDTAVRPWNNHNTRNRVNGRYYETSLQAAMSIRPDIITVTSFNEWHEGTQIERAVPKKTVARLYLDYKPHQPDHYLELTRKWAEHFSKEKEQWLM; encoded by the exons ATGAACAGGTTGCGCAGGAAAGCGTGCGTGGCTCTTCTGTTGTTCACTTTGTTTATTTTCGGCACCATGATGGGCCTACGGACCCTCAAGCCCACCGATGGCTTCTCGGATCTCGCTCCGGGGATGGAGCTGATGCCTTTGGTCGGAGAGCGAGTGGAGCAGAGACCCAATCCCGTAGCCGAATCGGCGGGTCAGAATGGTGGCGTGGCCAGTGACACCAAGATCGTGTTCTCCAACTCTGGACCCGACCACAGCATATTCTACGACATtcacattttctattatttatggTACGGCTCGCCACAGATGGACAGTAGTTATATACACTGGGACCATGTACTGGTGCCGCACTGGGACCCCAAAATAGCTTCCAGTCACCCTAAAGGACGCCACAATCCTCCAGACGACATCGCGTCCAGTTATTACCCTGAACTGGGACCCTACAGCTCCAGAGATCCGGATGTCATTGAATCCCACATGGCGCAAATCGAAGCTGCCGCTGCAG GTGTGGTGGTCCTTTCCTGGTACCCTCCTGGTGTGGCAGATGAACATGGCAAACCCTCGGAGGATCTAGTGCCAGCTGTAATGGACGCTGCCCATAGACACAGTATCAAG GTTGCGTTTCACCTGCAGCCCTACAAAGGCCGGACGGACCTCAGTGTGCATGACAACATCAAATACATCATTGACAA ATATGGCAAGCATGGGGCTTTCTACAAGTTCAAGTCCAGCACTGGGAAAATCCTTCCTCTCTTTTATGTGTACGACTCCTACCTTACCCCTCCGGAGGCCTGGGCTGAGCTGCTGACCGTCAGGGGCTCTCACAGTCTCCGAGGAACCCCTTACGACGGCGTCTTCATCGCCCTCATTGTGGAGGAGCGTCACAAGCAGGACATCCTGGCCGGCGGGTTTGACGGCATGTACACCTACTTTGCTTCTAACGGCTTCTCCTTTGGATCTTCTCACCAGAACTGGAAGGTGATCAAAGCTTTTTGCGACAAGAACAACTTGCTGTTCGTGCCTAGCGCCGGACCTGGTTATATGGACACCGCCGTCCGGCCGTGGAACAATCACAACACGCGCAACCGGGTGAACGGACGATATTACGAGACCTCTTTGCAGGCAGCGATGTCCATAAGGCCTGATATCATCACAGTAACGTCGTTTAATGAGTGGCATGAAGGAACTCAGATTGAGAGGGCTGTGCCCAAGAAGACTGTGGCCCGTCTGTATTTGGACTACAAACCCCATCAGCCAGACCACTATCTAGAGCTCACCAGGAAGTGGGCAGAACATTTCAGCAAGGAGAAAGAGCAGTGGCTTATGTGA
- the LOC122323290 gene encoding stonustoxin subunit alpha-like — MRFTVSVIFTETDSDLDPRTKDDFLKYFHLFTLDSNTAHKHLYFYDLRSVEFNHHVQTYPDHPDRFDVYPQVLCRESVSGRCYWEVVWSGTEFCSGVNISVSYRSISRKRSGHECFFGYNDQSWSLSCSHSSFSFWHNNKKTDLPVPSSRSRIGVYVDHGAGTLSFYSVSDSMSLIHTVQTTFTQPLYPGFYVCGRVDLVVLTDDFNF, encoded by the exons aTGAGATTTACAGTATCTGTTATTTTCACAGAAACTGACAGTGACCTTGATCCCAGGACCAAAGATGACTTCTTAAAAT ATTTCCATCTGTTCACTCTGGATTCAAACACTGCACACAAACACCTCTATTTCTATGACCTGCGATCGGTGGAGTTTAATCACCACGTCCAGACGTATCCTGaccatccagacagatttgacgTCTATCCgcaggtgttgtgtagagagagtgtgagtggacgctgttactgggaggttGTGTGGAGTGGGACTGAGTTTTGTAGCGGTGTGAATATATCAGTGTCGTACAGGAGCATCAGCAGGAAGAGATCTGGTCACGAGTGTTTCTTTGGAtataatgatcagtcctggagtttgtcCTGCTCTCACTCCAGTTTCTCTTTTTggcacaataacaaaaaaactgacCTCCCTGTTCCCTCCAGCCGCAGTAGaataggagtgtatgtggaccACGGAGCAGGAACcctgtccttctacagcgtctctgactCAATGAgcctcatccacacagtccagaccacattcacccAGCCGCTCTATCCTGGGTTTTATGTCTGTGGAAGAGTGGATCTCGTTGTTTTAACTGatgattttaacttttaa
- the serinc2 gene encoding serine incorporator 2 yields MGACMALCSLASCASCLCGSAPCLLSGCCPSTYNSTVTRLAFSFFLLLGTIVSIIMILPGMETQLKKIPGFCEGGSSIPGFEGKVNCDIIVGYKSVYRMCFAMACFFFLFSIIMIRVRSSKDPKDPRAAIQNGFWFFKFLILVALTVGAFFIPDGAFNTXXXXXXXXGSFVFILIQLILLVDFAHTWNQKWVKKAEEGNSKCWYAALLSFTLVHYICAFAAVVLFYVFYTQPDDCAEHKAFISLNFIFCIIVSVVAILPKVQVISTLICFARLPAFFSNACKPYKARVCQNVNVCMPSDL; encoded by the exons ATGGGTGCCTGCATGGCCTTGTGCTCGCTGGCGAGCTGC GCATCTTGTCTGTGCGGCTCCGCTCCATGTCTTTTATCGGGATGCTGTCCTTCTACATATAACTCCACCGTGACCCGCCTGGCCTTCTCCTTCTTCCTTCTGCTGGGCACTATAGTGTCCATCATCATGATCCTGCCCGGCAtggagacacagctgaagaag ATTCCTGGTTTTTGCGAAGGAGGCTCTTCTATACCTGGATTTGAAGGGAAGGTGAACTGTGACATCATTGTTGGCTATAAGTCGGTCTACAGGATGTGCTTCGCCATGGCCtgcttcttcttcctcttctccaTCATCATGATCCGCGTGAGAAGCAGCAAGGATCC CAAGGATCCGCGAGCCGCCATTCAGAACGG TTTCTGGTTCTTCAAGTTCTTGATTCTGGTCGCTCTTACGGTGGGAGCTTTCTTCATTCCAGATGGAGCGTTCAACAC NNNNNNNNNNNNNNNNNNNNNNNNTGGGTCCTTCGTCTTCATTCTGATCCAGCTCATTCTTCTGGTGGATTTTGCTCACACCTGGAATCAGAAGTGGGTGAAGAAGGCGGAGGAAGGGAACAGTAAATGCTGGTATGCAG CCCTGCTGTCGTTCACACTGGTGCACTATATCTGTGCCTTCGCCGCTGTGGTTTTGTTCTACGTCTTCTACACACAGCCGGACGACTGCGCCGAGCACAAAGCCTTCATCAGCCTCAACTTCATCTTCTGCATCATTGTGTCCGTGGTGGCTATTCTTCCAAAAGTGCAGGTCATTTCCACACTCATTTGCTTCGCTCGTTTACCCGCTTTTTTCTCGAATGCATGTAAACCATACAAAGCACGAGTCTGTCAGAACGTGAACGTTTGCATGCCGTCGGATCTC